A DNA window from Bombus vancouverensis nearcticus chromosome 6, iyBomVanc1_principal, whole genome shotgun sequence contains the following coding sequences:
- the LOC117155767 gene encoding uncharacterized protein LOC117155767, with the protein MSCSVKISCGKNWSGSQRRINSLAEETTCPTAGSTSCAGLAGQPNAVASTSTSTTATTSTTTTTNTVSPSTLTSGNQRLAPPRPVKSIASRKGEDTTKLLKYIDDNVIGKNGTFFGPFGRRKVVYCDYTASGRSLQFLEEYIAKEVLPYLGDTRASTSICSLQSSLFRHEARDIVRHAVGAGEQDAVLFTGQGTAAALRTLLRHLDVSKSTVVFVGPFEHHANLRPWREHGVRIVRVSETREGFLDLNDLERSLIKVRSEGVTQMIGCFSAASCITGVLADDVATTLLLHQYGALSVWDYTTTAPYIQIDMNPHLPGVGETTVHKDAIIFAGHKFIGGVQSPGVLVTKRSLLKDKIATEDMRDSHHYHRDPELCEESGTAGVVETIRCGLAVQLKENVTPRAIVTRQDKISRQVLAHVRTIPELILLGSGSQNVKRLPIFSFMVRHPRGTFLHHNFVCAVLNDVFGIQARGGCACAGRYAHDLMGIDQELAKEYQKALIEGERNTENEETNAEGLRPGFAKLSFPYFMSEAEVAFVLEALKMVATEGWKLLPQYVLNSDTGEWRHHTNSVFKERKWLSSIRYTDGKMNASERRISGTGVLPQNYGDCLQTARNIFNRARKMAQRYPLQIDRSYNIVSERLESLRWFMLPSEAQDLLLGNSQNVKQDVPFSPMLSWNKHSHHTPTTTHDSLVNCLALANSIRRLNSDIPRAGNAPISSNSPRHRSLPVLSTVRRTLLSAAEFQTSSSNPANSNEEEQTSSITTVVDRNTESAGERSPATCPSSPMPVRFAVGEAVTASALSTMSHAGSRPIKEQRDSIDSTNAGRARCNSLGSTSGGGNDSGNRNVASSSSSPIPLLPLSPQTLTSLGLSGNNGNSSKHRRHHCSCSSQTDLNSLELDSSSPSHSILSLNCHNPTSPPSSYSSVYDYTERFVGGGRSSPVSANGGQKSEDDLRAYVKEVTKELATEIKSEIREVISKVDDALSETNTSENTPQHHSRNLSAISQLSVEDKQTRHDSFTASDIAEYLMEFSKEMASEVKSEIRCMVNAVDGLHRHSPDASASDVSSNGCGSPDRGRIVQSSSSPRMSSARRSGPIEISGKIGELTQQESKMSSECSSDETVIYVMKPAENEQMVRNQSKTDDEEVVHDLDDDLNDDDSQERGGLEIGDARKILPKIYSAVNSVSSQDSGINLSFHESDKSLDSVDLKRSSSAESNSTNSYGRKPRASSMTALSNKSSCKQQVRQNDDFSEDEECSSDLKEEEDGDQGATFDSKGGNTELSRVQWHCPPKNIWKPAVEAMQEFDMIRDNDRVLVCLSTNGKSSLSLLHTLHQYRFYVRSKGVDFEIGAATVDANRFDPLELMSYLKALDVPYFYEEQSSEFKCSSGDNQPEEEAVDASGACSFCNREIRSQLYAIAKRHKYNVLAVGQHLDDLTESFFVSVFHGGKLKTMKAHYYIRRQDLRVVRPFVYTREKALRQFADSKKLLVSREIRSTDLPERQKQSKELILQQERAYPRLYWSLRTALRPLIDAHGQQLDLDLASPVGNNGGNNSGGSSCSSSASSVGNAPTGVNNQQKRQRRAKTNSVSVATIQYKAQEHDDNDETDEEPVL; encoded by the exons TGGTCTACTGCGACTACACCGCTTCTGGAAGGTCGCTGCAATTTCTCGAAGAGTACATTGCGAAGGAGGTGCTGCCATATTTGGGCGACACCCGGGCGTCCACGTCCATCTGCAGCCTTCAGTCTTCTCTGTTCAG ACACGAAGCCAGAGACATTGTCCGACATGCGGTGGGAGCTGGCGAGCAGGATGCTGTGCTGTTCACGGGTCAAGGCACGGCGGCTGCCCTTCGTACGCTTTTGCGACACCTCGATGTCTCCAAATCCACCGTGGTGTTCGTGGGACCGTTCGAGCATCACGCGAATCTCCGGCCTTGGCGTGAGCATGGCGTCAGG ATAGTACGAGTGTCCGAGACTCGAGAAGGTTTCTTGGATCTGAACGATCTCGAGCGGAGCCTGATCAAAGTTCGAAGCGAAGGTGTTACGCAAATGATCGGATGCTTCAGCGCTGCCAGTTGCATAACCGGGGTTTTGGCAGATGACGTCGCCACGACCCTTCTACTGCATCAGTATGGGGCACTTAGCGTCTGGGATTACACCACAACAG CCCCGTACATTCAAATCGATATGAATCCACATCTGCCCGGCGTCGGGGAGACGACCGTGCACAAAGACGCGATTATTTTCGCCGGGCACAAGTTCATCGGTGGAGTTCAATCCCCTGGCGTGCTCGTGACCAAACGGTCCCTGTTGAAAGATAAAATTGCCACGGAGGACATGCGGGACTCTCATCACTATCACCGGGATCCGGAACTCTGCGAGGAGAGTGGCACCGCGGGTGTCGTCGAGACCATCAGATGCGGACTCGCTGTGCAACTGAAAGAGAACGTCACGCCGCGAGCGATCGTCACTCGTCAAGATAAGATTTCCAG GCAAGTGTTGGCACACGTACGCACGATTCCGGAACTAATTCTGCTCGGTAGCGGCTCGCAGAATGTTAAGAGGCTGCCGATCTTTTCGTTTATGGTGCGTCATCCGCGGGGCACGTTCCTTCACCACAACTTCGTGTGCGCCGTGTTGAACGACGTGTTCGGTATACAGGCGCGTGGCGGGTGCGCGTGTGCCGGACGTTACGCTCACGATCTGATGGGAATCGACCAGGAACTCGCCAAGGAATACCAGAAGGCGTTGATAGAGGG GGAACGGAACACCGAGAACGAAGAAACGAACGCCGAGGGTCTGAGGCCGGGTTTCGCGAAACTCTCCTTCCCTTACTTTATGTCTGAGGCAGAAGTGGCGTTCGTACTGGAGGCACTAAAAATGGTAGCAACGGAAGGTTGGAAATTGCTGCCGCAGTACGTGCTCAACTCGGATACGGGTGAATGGCGCCACCACACGAATAGCGTGTTCAAAGAGCGAAAGTGGCTCAGCTCAATCAGATACACAGACGGGAAGATGAACGCTTCCGAGAGACGAATATCCGGTACTGGTGTACTTCCGCAGAACTACGGCGACTGTTTGCAGACAGCGCGCAACATTTTCAACCGGGCTAGGAAAATGGCGCAGAGGTATCCGCTGCAGATAGATCGTAGCTACAACATCGTGTCGGAACGGCTGGAGTCTTTACGATGGTTCATGTTGCCGAGCGAGGCTCAGGATCTCCTTCTGGGTAACTCGCAGAACGTGAAGCAAGACGTGCCTTTCAGTCCGATGCTATCTTGGAACAAGCACAGCCATCACACGCCGACTACAACGCACGACAGCTTGGTCAATTGCCTAGCCTTGGCTAATAGCATCCGTCGACTGAACAGCGACATTCCTCGAGCGGGAAACGCTCCGATCTCGTCGAATTCACCTAGACACAGAAGTCTTCCGGTATTGAGTACAGTCAGGAGAACTCTGTTGAGCGCGGCCGAATTCCAGACTTCTTCGTCCAATCCAGCGAACAGCAACGAAGAGGAACAGACGTCGTCCATTACCACCGTGGTCGATCGAAATACCGAATCAGCCGGTGAGAGGTCACCGGCTACTTGTCCGAGTTCTCCGATGCCCGTGAGGTTCGCGGTTGGCGAAGCGGTCACGGCATCGGCTCTCAGCACGATGTCTCACGCGGGCAGCAGGCCAATTAAAGAGCAAAGAGATTCGATAGACTCCACCAACGCTGGTCGTGCCAGGTGCAACTCTCTCGGTAGCACCAGCGGCGGTGGCAACGATTCGGGGAACCGAAACGTCGCATCGTCCTCGTCCTCCCCGATTCCACTGCTTCCGCTGAGCCCGCAAACCTTGACTAGTCTGGGATTAAGTGGAAATAATGGCAACTCCTCGAAGCACAGACGACATCACTGTAGTTGCAGCAGTCAAACGGATTTGAATTCTCTGGAGCTGGACAGTAGCAGCCCCAGTCATTCGATCTTGTCGTTAAATTGTCATAACCCAACATCGCCCCCGTCTTCGTATTCCTCTGTCTATGATTATACGGAAAGATTCGTAGGGGGAGGTAGGTCGTCACCAGTTTCAGCGAACGGCGGTCAAAAGTCAGAGGACGATCTGAGAGCTTACGTGAAAGAGGTGACGAAGGAATTAGCGACGGAGATTAAGTCGGAGATCCGAGAAGTGATATCCAAGGTCGACGATGCGCTGTCGGAAACGAACACTTCCGAGAACACGCCGCAACATCATTCACGCAATCTAAGCGCCATTAGTCAGTTGTCCGTAGAGGACAAACAGACGAGACACGATTCGTTCACTGCGAGCGATATCGCGGAATATTTGATGGAATTCTCGAAGGAAATGGCTAGCGAGGTGAAGTCAGAGATCAGATGTATGGTTAATGCCGTGGACGGTTTGCATAGACACTCTCCGGATGCTTCGGCTTCGGATGTGTCGTCGAATGGTTGCGGCTCGCCGGATAGAGGGAGGATCGTTCAATCTTCCTCATCGCCCAGAATGTCGAGTGCCAGACGAAGCGGACCAATAGAGATCTCTGGGAAGATCGGAGAACTGACTCAACAGGAAAGCAAAATGTCCAGCGAGTGTTCTTCGGACGAGACGGTAATTTACGTGATGAAGCCAGCTGAGAACGAACAGATGGTTCGCAACCAATCGAAAACTGACGACGAAGAAGTGGTACACGACTTGGATGACGATTTAAACGACGACGATTCTCAAGAACGCGGTGGTTTGGAGATCGGAGACGCGCGAAAGATTCTTCCCAAAATTTATTCCGCCGTGAATTCCGTTAGTTCCCAAGACAGTGGTATCAATTTATCTTTCCACGAGAGCGACAAGTCTCTAGATTCGGTTGATTTAAAGCGTAGCAGCAGCGCAGAGTCCAATTCGACCAACAGTTACGGTCGCAAACCAAGAGCAAGTTCGATGACCGCGTTATCCAATAAATCAAGTTGCAAGCAACAAGTCCGTCAAAACGATGACTTTTCTGAAGACGAGGAATGTTCGAGCGATCTGAAGGAGGAAGAAGATGGAGACCAAGGAGCGACATTTGACTCGAAGGGCGGGAACACCGAACTGTCCCGAGTTCAGTGGCATTGCCCGCCAAAGAACATTTGGAAGCCAGCTGTCGAGGCAATGCAAGAGTTCGATATGATTCGAGACAACGATAGAGTGCTGGTCTGCTTGTCGACTAACGGCAAGAGTTCCTTGTCCTTGTTACACACGTTGCACCAGTACCGATTCTACGTAAGATCAAAGGGCGTGGACTTTGAGATCGGAGCAGCCACGGTGGACGCAAACAGATTCGATCCTCTGGAACTAATGAGCTATCTGAAGGCTCTGGACGTTCCTTACTTCTACGAAGAACAGAGCAGCGAATTCAAGTGCAGCAGCGGTGACAATCAGCCTGAAGAAGAAGCTGTGGACGCCAGTGGAGCGTGCAGCTTCTGCAACCGAGAGATCAGGTCGCAGTTATACGCGATCGCCAAGCGGCATAAATACAACGTGCTGGCTGTTGGCCAGCACTTGGATGATCTTACCGAGAGTTTCTTCGTCTCGGTGTTTCACGGTGGCAAACTGAAAACCATGAAAGCGCACTATTACATACGACGTCAGGATCTCAGGGTCGTACGACCATTCGTATACACCCGAGAAAAAGCGTTGAGACAGTTCGCCGATAGTAAGAAGCTGTTGGTTTCACGGGAAATCAGGTCAACTGACCTTCCCGAG AGACAGAAACAAAGCAAGGAGCTAATCCTGCAACAGGAACGCGCCTATCCTCGGCTTTACTGGTCCTTGAGGACCGCCTTGCGACCTTTGATCGACGCCCATGGCCAGCAACTCGATCTCGATCTCGCATCTCCCGTGGGAAACAACGGGGGCAACAATTCTGGCGGATCCAGTTGCAGTTCGTCCGCCAGCAGCGTGGGCAATGCACCCACTGGTGTTAACAATCAACAGAAGAGACAGCGAAGAGCGAAGACAAATTCTGTCTCGGTAGCTACGATTCAGTACAAGGCACAGGAGCATGATGACAATGACGAGACCGACGAAGAACCGGTCCTTTGA